The genomic region GACTTATTTTTCTTTTGTCCGTGCTTGTGGTGATTGTGTTCGCATCCTGGCTCGCTGAGCAGCTCGTTAATTTTACCTTGGGTGATTTTCATGGCTTCATGGCTAATGATTAATAGTTAATGGCTAATGGCAATGAACGATTAGCAACAAACAATTAGCCATTAGCAAATGTATTTCGTGACATCTTCACCGCACTCATCGGAGAGGTAGGATAGGCTGCGGAAGCGCAATCCTACAAATTCGTTATAAAGCGGGTTGAGTTTGCAGAGTGCCGGAATGTGAAAGGTACGTCCGAATAATTTGATGTCTCGTTCAAACGGGCAGCAGCAGGGAATGACTTGACAAATGAGATGGGCAGTATGGCGATCGCATATCTGGATTTGATTCACCCATCGACGTAGGGGAGAGAGTACGAAGCCTGGAATTTTTGTGGGAATTACAGAGCGATCGGTGGTGTGGCTGATGGTAGTCATGATAAAAGCAATCCGATTCCAGTTATAAAAGATCTATGAGGGCTGTTGATGGTTAACAGTTGATAGTCGATCGCTATTAGCCATGAACGATGAACAATTCACAAAACTCCACTGATTACCGATCGCCCAGCGATTATCGAATCAAGTCGTAGGAAATATCGGTTTTTGCGGGAACAATGGTGTTGCGATCGAGTTCGTCTAGCAGCGTATTGACGATCCAGTTGAGCAGGTTGATTGCTCCTTGATAGCCAAACGTCGCGTAACGGTGTAGGTGATGGCGATCGAATATTGGGTAGCCAATTCGTACGAGTGGGGTATGGGTGTCGCGCCACAGGTACTTACCGTAGGAATTGCCGATGAGTAAGTCTACGGGTTCGGTAAATAGGAGCGATCGCATATGCCACAGATCCTTACCACCCCAAATTTTTGCAGTATTACCAAAGGGGCTAGCATCCAAGATCGCTTGCAATTCTCGCTCGAATACTTCGTTGCTGTTTGACACTACAATGTGTACGGGTTCAGCACCGACTTCTAGGAGAAATTGCACCAATCCGATGACGAGATCTGGATCGCCATACAGAGCAACGCGCTTGCCGTGCAACCATGCTTGAGAATCAGTCAGCGCATCCACTGCACGTCCCCGTTCGTCTTCTAATTCTTTAGGAATTGGCTGTCCGGTAAGTTCTGATAGTTTCATCAAAAACTCGTCCGTGCCTCGGATACCCACAGGGCGGGTGACTGAGGTGGTTTGTTTCCACTCTTTTGTGATATACTCCCGCGTCTTGGTGGTAGAGTATGCTTGGAAAGCGATCGTAGCTTCAGCATTAATCGAATCTGCTCCATCTTCCAATGCCGTACCACCCTGGTACATCCGATACTCGCCATCATTAGGCGAGTCGAGGTAATCGGAGTTATCTGCTAGTAAGGTGTAATTAACGCCCATCAAGGATGCTAGCCGCTTCACTTCTCGCAAGTTGCCGATGTAGGTTTCAAAACCAGGGATAAAGTTAATTTTGCCGTTGGTTGTTTCTTTCTTCTTGCCTTCAGTTAGATTTGACAAAATCCCTTTCATCATGTTGTCGTAGCCCGTGATGTGGGAGCCGACAAAGCTGGGGGTATGAGCGTAGGGAACTGGAAAATCTTCAGGTACAGATCCCTTTTCCTTGGAAGTTTTGATAAAAGCACCCAAGTCATCTCCGATTACTTCTGCCATGCAGGTAGTACAAAGGGCGATCATTTTAGGCTTGTAGAGATTGTAGCTATTCGCCAAGCCATCGATCATGTTGTTTAGTCCACCAAACACCGCTGCATCCTCAGTCATAGAGGAAGAAACAGCAGAGAATGGTTCTTTAAAATGGCGAGTGAAGTGGGTGCGGAAGTAAGCAACGCAACCTTGAGAACCGTGAACGAAAGGTAAGGTTCCTTCAAAACCAACAGCAGCGAGAATTGCGCCTAAAGGCTGGCAGGCTTTAGCGGGGTTAACGGTTAAAGCTTCGCGAGCAAAATTCTTTTCGCGGTACTCCCAGGTTTTCGTCCAGTCTGCAACGCGGGCAACTTCTTCAGGGCTATGTCCACCTTCAAACTCTTTCTTAGCCTGAAATAACTCTTGGTACTCGTCCTGATGAAATAGTGTAGCGTGGTCTTTAATATTGTCTACGTTGTGCTGAGCCATGACTGTTCTCCAATATTAGAGGCTGAGGATAAGCAATTAGGGATCGATACTTTTCGGTTCAGAGCAGATTAAAGTTCTTGCAAAAGTACTGGATTTGTATAATTCAACACAGATGAACGCAGATGGACGCAGATGGACGCAGATGAACACAGATGGGCGTTGGCTTTTGCAAGTGATTTATTGGATTGCGGGCTGATGGGAAGAGAAGGAAGATGATATTTGTAATTTCCTCCTTGTCTCCCTTGTCCTCCTTGTCCCCCTTGTCCCTCTGCCTACTTCTTCCACGGAGCGCCAATTAATCCCCAAGTTGGGCTGTTTAGCGCTAAATCCATATCTCTTGCAAAGATGGCAAAGCCGTCATAACCGTGGTATGGACCGGAGTAATCCCAGGAGTGCATTTGACGGAAGGGTAGCGCCATTTTCTGGAAGACGTATTTTTCTTTAATTCCAGAAGCGATCAGATCCGGCTTTAATTCTTTGACAAACTGCTCGAATTCAAAAGCAGAAACATCGTCATAGATCAACGTGCCGTTTTCAATGTAGTGGGTGGTACGCTTGTAGTCGTCGTTGTGACCGAACTCATAGCCTGTACCGATCAACTTCATACCCAAGTCATAGAAAGCTGGAACGACGTGACGAGGACGCAAGCCGCCAACCATCAATGCTACAGTTTTGCCTTCCAGACGGGGGAGATATTTTTCTACGATCGCATCGCATTGCGCTTGGTATTTAGCAATGACTTCTTCTGCCTTTTGCTGGATTGTTTCGTCAAATTTTGCAGCAATCTCTCGCAAGGATTCAGCAATCTTGGTAGGACCAAAGAAGTTGTATTCTAACCAGGGAATACCATAAGCCTCTTCCATGTGACGGCTGATATAGTTCATGGAGCGGTAGCAGTGAACCAGATTCAGCTTCACCGTTGGAGTCATCATCATTTCGTGGAGCGTGCCGTCTCCCGACCACTGGGCGACTACGCGCAAGCCGATTTCTTCTAGCAGGATGCGGCTAGACCAGGCATCACCACCAATGTTATAGTCTCCGATAATTGCGACATCATAGGGCGTGCCTTCAATGCCCAGCTCTTTCTTTTTCTTATCTGCTTGGGGAAAAACCCAGTCGCGGATGGAGTCATTAGCAATGTGGTGTCCGAGCGATTGAGAAACACCTCGAAAGCCTTCACAGCGTACGGGAACAACGGTTTTACCAATTTCTTTCGTTGCTTTTTTCGCTACGGCTTCAATATCATCCCCAATTAGACCAATCGGACATTCAGACTGGATGGAAACGCCACGATTGAGCGGGAAGAGTTCTTCTAATGGGACTTTAAAACTTTCTAAGCCCAAATATAGCCGAACTTAGCTCTGTGAGAGGCAAATACATCAACATGCTCATTAAGCCAGCGGACCAAACGAAACTCGACTGCGGTGCGGAATGCCTCCAATGCTTCGGCAAAGGTTTGTAAGGGTTTGGTTGCCCAACGTCTGCGGAATCCGCCGGTCAACTGATGCCAAAGGATGAAGGTGTAAGCGATGAACACTAAAACCCAATGACGCTTCATACTCAGAGCATCCCGAACTTGATACTCACTCAAACCCAACCAGCCCTTGGCTTCTCGATAGAAGACCTCCACCCAGTTGCGAGCAGAATATGTTTGAGCTACCCAAGCCGCACTGACTTGGTTGTCAGAGGCATTGGTGAGAAAGTAATCCACCTCCGTCGCTTGCTCGAAACTAGAGGCATTGAGTTGAATCGCCAGCCAGCGAGTGCCTTCGAGCTTCGGAACGTGAACTGGTAACAGCGCCACCCAAACTGTCCGGGGCTGCTCCAGATTGAGTTGCACAGGTGTGAACTGCTCCACTGCCAAGGTTTGAGCAATAGCTTCTAATCCCTGCTTACGAGCAGACTCATCACCTGATGTTTGAGCAGTAACTTGGCGGTTTTTGGCGATTGCTGCCACGTAAGTTAGGTTTCTCGACTCCAACTGCTTGAGAAAAGGCGTGTTATTACCGTAGCCTGCATCAATTACAGTCACACCCGGTCGATAACCGCGCTTCAAGCATTGGTCAACCAAGTCTAGAGCCAGGTCAGGTTTTTTCTGGAAGTTGGGGTCTGCCTTGCCTTGCTCGAATAAACTTGCGTGTTGATAGAGTGCAACATCTAACGGCAGACGTCGCACTCCATCATACAAGTAGGTAGTCAGCAGCACAATACCATTGTCAGTCTTGCCAATCTCCCCAATGTACTGCCGTCCTACCCCATCAGTAGCCGCACCACTTTTGCGATGTCCCGAATCATCTACAATCAATGTGAAACCTTGACTCGGGGTCGTCTGGCGACACTGGTGCATCACCTCCAACCGCCGATTATTTAGCTTGACTTCATCCCAAGGGGCATTGTTGAGAAAATGTCTGAGGCTGTTGTAGGAGCCATCTACTGTATTTGTGACCAGTTGGCTCAGGTTTTTGCGCTGACTCTCACCCAGCAGTCCCCCTAGATAAACACGAAATTCCTGCCGC from Chroococcidiopsis sp. SAG 2025 harbors:
- a CDS encoding Mo-dependent nitrogenase C-terminal domain-containing protein; amino-acid sequence: MTTISHTTDRSVIPTKIPGFVLSPLRRWVNQIQICDRHTAHLICQVIPCCCPFERDIKLFGRTFHIPALCKLNPLYNEFVGLRFRSLSYLSDECGEDVTKYIC
- a CDS encoding IS701 family transposase; the protein is MKDQVPAAMPQCFENWCRRFDDVFSRQKQRQEFRVYLGGLLGESQRKNLSQLVTNTVDGSYNSLRHFLNNAPWDEVKLNNRRLEVMHQCRQTTPSQGFTLIVDDSGHRKSGAATDGVGRQYIGEIGKTDNGIVLLTTYLYDGVRRLPLDVALYQHASLFEQGKADPNFQKKPDLALDLVDQCLKRGYRPGVTVIDAGYGNNTPFLKQLESRNLTYVAAIAKNRQVTAQTSGDESARKQGLEAIAQTLAVEQFTPVQLNLEQPRTVWVALLPVHVPKLEGTRWLAIQLNASSFEQATEVDYFLTNASDNQVSAAWVAQTYSARNWVEVFYREAKGWLGLSEYQVRDALSMKRHWVLVFIAYTFILWHQLTGGFRRRWATKPLQTFAEALEAFRTAVEFRLVRWLNEHVDVFASHRAKFGYIWA
- the nifK gene encoding nitrogenase molybdenum-iron protein subunit beta, whose protein sequence is MAQHNVDNIKDHATLFHQDEYQELFQAKKEFEGGHSPEEVARVADWTKTWEYREKNFAREALTVNPAKACQPLGAILAAVGFEGTLPFVHGSQGCVAYFRTHFTRHFKEPFSAVSSSMTEDAAVFGGLNNMIDGLANSYNLYKPKMIALCTTCMAEVIGDDLGAFIKTSKEKGSVPEDFPVPYAHTPSFVGSHITGYDNMMKGILSNLTEGKKKETTNGKINFIPGFETYIGNLREVKRLASLMGVNYTLLADNSDYLDSPNDGEYRMYQGGTALEDGADSINAEATIAFQAYSTTKTREYITKEWKQTTSVTRPVGIRGTDEFLMKLSELTGQPIPKELEDERGRAVDALTDSQAWLHGKRVALYGDPDLVIGLVQFLLEVGAEPVHIVVSNSNEVFERELQAILDASPFGNTAKIWGGKDLWHMRSLLFTEPVDLLIGNSYGKYLWRDTHTPLVRIGYPIFDRHHLHRYATFGYQGAINLLNWIVNTLLDELDRNTIVPAKTDISYDLIR